From the Cohaesibacter sp. ES.047 genome, the window CACCACGTCCGGCTGTACGCGCGGAAACCACATCTGCAAGGCTCTCAGAGCGAGCGTCAACGGTGGTGATTTCCGGCACGCTGCTGGCGAGTGCCAGTTTTTCCGCCGAGACGTCAGAGAGAATGACTTCGGAACAACCCGCAGCGATGGCAGAGAAGGCAACCAGCAGGCCGATTGTGCCGGCGCCAGTCACGACAGCCACATCACCGGGACGGATCCGCGCCACGTCGGCAGCATAGACGCCAACGGCAAGTGGTTCGACCATAGCCCCTTCGGAATAGCTGACTTCGTCAGGCAGTTTGAAGGTCAGGGCAGCTGGATGGATAACCTGTGGGATTAGGCAACCGTGAACGGGAGGAGTGGCCCAGAACCGCACTGCAGGGTCCAGATTGTACATGCCCTTGAGGGTTTCGGTGGAGGAAAAATCGGGGATGCCCGGCTCCATGCAGACGCGATCACCCGGTTTGAGATGCGTCACGTTGCTGCCCACAGCATCGACAACACCCGCTGCTTCATGACCCAGAATCATCGGTTCGTTGACGACGAAGTCACCGATGCGACCATGCTCGTAGTAATGAACGTCGCTACCACAAATGCCGACGCATTTGATGTTGATCCGAACGTCGTTCGGGCCGGGCTCGATTTCGCCTGGGATTTCGATTTCACGAATGGAGAGCGCACCAATGTGTTCAAGGACAAGACCCTTGACGAGCATAATATTCCTCCCTTGGAATTCGACGGGACAAAAGGCTTTTTGTCCGTCCTCGTGTTGGAGGAAAATGTAAGACTTTGAAACATGAGCCCACAAAGCAATATTTATGAAAAGGTATGCAGAATTTTACATCCGACTTTGGTTGAGTGCTCCAAAAGCAGGTGTGGCACAATCGCGCGCGGTCAAGAAAATACAATGTTTATCGGTGTTTGTGATATTGACAGGCGTTTGCATCAGGTCGCATCTATCACGCCTCAGAGCGCAGATTGATAATTTGAATCCCCTAGGCATTAATCACAGGAAAATCGTGCACACTGGCCTCTGCAGGCTCAATCTCCCGGATTGAGGTCTCAATGAAGAGCCTGAGAAACACATAAAACAGCCCTATAGAGAATTTTAAAATGGACAAACCGGCCATCGGCGATTATCCGAAATGGTGTGTAATGCGATTGCGAATACGGTCAATGGAGTTGTGCCATGCAACAGAATGCGGCAAGTCTCGAAACAAAAGGAATGCTGGCTGACCCCGGCGACCATTTCAAGGGGCGCTTTGAGGTGGAAAGGAAGTTTCAGGTTGATGATCTCCCATCCGTGCTTGAACGCCTCAAAGACATGGCGGCAATTCCCTTTACGATCGGAAACACCGAGACCGATGTATTTCTGGATCTTGCGGACGCTCGACTGGAGTCCAACAACCAGTTTCACACCCTGAGGCATATGCAGCCATCGGACCGGGTTCTCTGGATATCGAAGGGGCCAGCCAAGGACGAATGCATCGCGATGGATTTACCCGATTTCGACAAGGCGCTTGCGATGCTGAAGTCGCTTGGCTTTGAGGAAAAATGGCACATCAAAAAGCGCAGAGACATCTATTTCGTCGATAAATTCCACGTAACATTGGACCACATCGAAGGGCTGGGTTCCTTTGTTGAGATTGCGATCATGACAGATGATCAAAGCGCGCTTTCCCCCCTACGAGAGGATGTTCAGAGTGCTGCAGATCAACTCGGCCTTGTTGAATATCCCGAAGTCCACCTGTCCTATCGTGAGTTGCTGCATGGGTGAGTAAATCCAATAGAGCAGCATCTGCTCGGTTTATGCTGTTCATTTTGAGCGCCATCAAGACGACAGGACGCACCAGCCGTGAGCCTTGAGGTGAACTGTGCTCTGTTTGCTATCCTTATTGAGTGTCCCATCCCCCAACAGGAGGCTGCTGGCATCACCGGCGGGGAGATCGGCGTCATCGTCTCCAAGGTTGAAGGCAAGGATCAGGCGATTGCCCTTAGCGCTTATTTTGAGAACCATCTGCTGGTTTTCCAGATGCAGCGCTTCGCTTCTGGCGCGAACCAGCCATGGATTTCTGCGCCGTAAGCCGATCAGATCCTGATGCAGACGATAAAGCGGCAATCCATCGTCGAGCAACCCGTCTGGATTGTCCGGAAATGCCGGGCGGACCGCGTCATCGCCGCCCTCCCTTTCTTCCTTGATGCCTTTGAATCCCTGCTCATCGCCGGAATAGATACAAGGAGTGCCTCCGGTCAAAAGGAGCAAGGCCAAGGCATGGGGCAAATGCCTTGCGTCTTCTAGCTGGCTCGCAATCCGGGTGACGTCGTGATTGCCAACGAATGTAAAAGGCGCAAAATGTTCAAGGAACCGGTTGTTCCGATCAAGGGCCCAGGCGAGCTCGAAGAAGTTGTTTTCATTGAGCGCACTCCATATCGCCTTCCAAAGCTCATATTGCGTGACGGCGTCAACGCCGGTCTCCTGAACAAACTCGACATAGTCTCCGTGAATGACTTCCCCGAAAACATAGGCCTCGGGATGGGATTGACGCACCGCGGGCAGGATCTTTTGCCAAAAGGATGTCGGGGTCGCATAGGCTGCATCGAGGCGCCAGCCTGATACACCGCGGTCCAACCAGTGGGTCATGACATCAAGAACATAGTCCGCCACGTCCGCATTCTCATGATTGAGTGCGATCAGGCCCTCATGACCTTCAAAGGTTTTCCATGCCGCCGTACCATTTGGGCCATCGCCGTCAATAGGAAGGAACCATCGCGCGGCCTCTGACTCGGGCCCTTTGTCCTCGGCTTCGATGAATTTGGGGAACCCGCGTCCAACATGGTTGAAGACCCCGTCGAGAACGATCTTCAGACCACGTTGATTGGCAGCAGCAACCAGTCGGTCCAAATCGGCCTCATCGCCAAGGCGCGGGTCAATGCGGTAGTGATCGATCGTGTCATATCCGTGCGTGGATGAGGCGAAGATCGGACCGAGCAGAAGCGCGGAAACACCGAGTTCAACTGCATAATCGAGCCAGTCTATGATGTGATCGAGATGATGATCAATGTCGTTGATCATGTCGATCCCTTTGGGCGCTCCGACAAATCCGAGCGGATATATGTGCCAGAAAATCGCATGTTGAACCCAGCTTGGCATATCTGTTTCCTGTGCTTTGGCCTCTGTATCATGAAAGGCGAGCTTGAGCAGAAGGCGTGCCACGTCTCCCAGCAAGGCTCGGTCCCCTTCGCTCAAGGTATCCGCGACAACCTGCTCCAACCATCTTTGTCGCTCCAGGAGGTCGGCGTCGAGCTCCCTTGTGCCTGCTTTGGTCAACGCAATGATCAGTTCGCGTTGATCTTCCTTACCGCGGTCGCGCCGGATTAGGCCATCCTCTTCCAATCGCTTGACAATCCTTGTCAGTGATTGGGGCTGTAAGCGCTCTTCAATTGCGAGCTGTCGGGTGGGCATTGGTCCGCGCACGGATAGTGTGTTGAGCATGCTCGCAGCAGACGAGGTGACGCGCGTCGATGTGCGCTCCGAGCGCAGTCGGCGTCCGAACGCCAAAACGGCCTTCAGCAAAGCTGCAACATCATCTCTTGCGTATCCTGTCATATTGGTACGCATAGCGTATTAATTGTTGGCAATCAAGTTTGCCGTCCAAAACAGATCATTCAGATATGGCCAGACGCACCAATAGTTTGCAATTTCTAATTGGCGTTGAGTTTTGGCACGTTTTTTGCAAAATATTCTTCTGAATAGAAGTCTTGTGAAAGGGTGGCATTATGCAACTTCCCATTCTTGGCACGGTCCCAACGACGATCCCTATCAATTTTGCGAGCGGGGTCTCGGCGCGATCAGAAGAAACGACGCGATCAATTGTCGAGCCTACGGCAAAAGAGGCGGCCCCTGTCAGACCGAAGGAAGGCGTTCATACAGCTTCGCCAGTGACAGCTCAAACGCGAGCGTCTCTTCTGGCGCTTCAGGAAGAGGAGACCGCGGAGCCGCCAGTGCAATCCGTCACGGTCAATGGATTGAAGATTATCGTTTCAGGGCACAGCGTCGATGCGCGTGAGGGTATCTCACTCCTCCGTACGGCCTCGCCATCCGATAGCCAGTCGATGATTGCGGCAATGGCAGAAATGAAAGACCCTGCTGAAAATGGCGGTGACGCCCAGTCACAAACAAAGGCTTCCTCAGGAGATCCCATGTTCAAGGCGGGCGAACCGTACCGCATGGTCGAGATTGCATCAGAAGCACTGGGGCCACGGCCAGATGGGGCTACGTCTGCCTACATGAATGAGGATTTTTCTTACAACCGCGGTCGTTGGTCCAACGGAAATCCCATCGGAAAGAGTAATTCCGAAGATGCCATTGCAGAGGATAACAGAGTGCGGCTGGAAGCCTTGATGAAGAGCGTCGATGCGGAACGTAAACTCCGTGCTGAGTATGGTCAGGATGTAAAGCTGGTCTACAGTCACACCGACAATTCCTACATCATGCTGACGCCGGATGATGCGAAGTATGACACCATGAAGAGCGCAGAGAGTGCTGTGCAGGGTGTGATTGACGAAGTTGAAAGAGGATTCGTGGACCGAGGAATGGCTGCGGACATATTGGGGCGTTACGGTTACCAGATCTAGCGCTCTAGCATTCGTTCATATTTGTCCCGGCAAGTCTTTCCCCTAGGGGCAACATCTGCCGCGTATCGAGGAAAGCCCACACTCAATTGTGGGCTTTTTTGTTTCTAGCGCTGACCTTTGCAACCTTTTTTGACGCATAGAGCACATACCGCCGTGAAAATTGCCGAATGGTCTGAAAAACTGATGGAGATGTCACCGGAGGTCTGGCTGACAAAGCTCAGGTTTCTCGATCGCATGGTGTGGCTTTATGACGATATGCGGCCTCAGAACCTGGACTATGCAACCTCGATGAAGACTAAAGACGAGCCTTTGTAAGCCGGCACCACGGCAGGAATCTAGGCAGCTTTTCCTGATCGGATGAGTAGCACACCACCAAGTGCGACGATCAAGCAGCCCAGCCAGGTGCCATGCGTTGGCACTTCATTAAAGACGACCAGCCCCAAGAGGGCTGAGAAGAAGAGCCAAGAATAGTCAACCGGAGCCACGACGGACAGCGGGGCGGAGCGATAACCCCGTATGGTGCAATATTGTCCGAGAATGCCGAGCGGGCCAAGCGCTAGACATAGGACAAAAGTGGCTGGCGTTGGTTGCGTCCATTCCAGAAGAGCTGCCGGGAGCATCAGGCCGCATCCGAAGAATGAGACATACAGCATCACCGTGAAAGCTTTTTCGGAGCGCCCCAAGATGCTGATCAGTAAACCCTCAATGGCCAGAAAAATGGCACTCAAAACAGCGATGAAAGTTGGTGCGATCGCTATGTGCCCTTGAAACGCGCCTTTGCTGACCATGACGATTGCCACTCCCGCCAGAGAGACGGAAACCGCGGTCCAATGGCTTGGGCGAATTGTCTCCTTGAGCACAATGGCTCCAAGCAATACGCCGAAGATCCCGTAGGACATGCTGATCGCGGTGGCGTCGATGAGTGGCATGTTGGCCGAAGCCCAGGTGATTGAGATCGCAGCACCGCAGGCACACAGTGCCCGTGCCATATTCGCTTTGGGTTGCCTGCTGATATGCGCGCGAAACCCTCCTTTAGAAGGCAGCAGCGCCAGCAAGGCCGTTAGCCCGCCTACATAGCGTAAGAAGGTGAGCTGAAAGACGCCGATGGAGCCATCGGCAAACTTTCCAGCGGAAAAAATCACTGTCCAGATAAACGTGCTGAGCAGCATCCAAAGGATGGCAGGAAGATAGGTCTGAGTTGGAAGCACGGAGTCCTCACTTACATTTTTGCATAGTAAAGATCTATTTTCTGCTATAAAAAAACGAGTATTTTTCCATTTGAATGATAATTTGTAATGCAGAAATCTCAGGCTATTTCACTAAATGCAGTGCGCGTCTTTGCCATTGTCGCAGAGCACCATAGCTTCAAGCGTGCGGCGGAAAGCCTTGGGGTGACGCCGGGCGCGGTCAGTCGCCATGTCCAGGCGCTTGAAGAGGCAATGGGTGTGTCGCTCTTCTTCAGGCGGAACAACTCGATTTGCCTGACCGAAATCGGAGAAGCGTTTCTGCAGCAAGCCGTGCCGAGCCTTCGGTCTCTCAATCAAGCCATTGAAACCGCCATGGGGGAAGGCCAGAGCCTCACCGTGTCGACCCCCACGACGCTTGCCATGCGCTGGCTTATTCCGCAGCTCAAGGCCTTCAGGCAGTTGAGGCCAGACATTGCAGTCAGGATCGAAACCAAAAGTCCGATGGCGTCATTGCATCCGCAACATGTCGATTTTTCGATCAATTACGTTGTAAAGGGGACGTCGGTCGGCGATGCCGAAATTCTGTTTGAAGACAGATCCAGACCCTACATGTCTCCCGACCTTGCGTCTTCGAGCTCGAAATTGACCAAGCTTTCAGCCATTCCCGCATTGCAGAGTACGAGCAGCAATTGGGATTGGAAGACATGGCTGGCAGAGGCCGGCTTCTCAGAGGCCTCGATCCAATATGGCGGATATTTCGATCTTGATGACGCTGCACTCAGAGCGGCAATCGCTGGAATGGGAATGGCTTTGTCACCCGAATTTATCATTGCGGACGATCTTGAGGCGGGCAGGCTGTGTGCCTTGCCCGAGAGTCCTTCGGTGCTTTTAGGCCATTACACGATGACAGTAATGGAGCCCAAGACATCGGCCGCAATGATCTTCGCAAAATGGCTGCGGTCATTGCGCTAGGCAATGAAAACAGATCGGGCTTTTGGGCTGTCGGGTAATGACAATTCTGTTTGCCACCATGCACCAGTCAGCAAAGGGACCCAGAGCGACAAATGCCGCTCGCGGGGCGACGAAAAAAATACCGCGGAAATGGCGGTTCTCTGTGGACTTTCATGAGTTTTGTAGGAAGGTGACCGATATCATGAAGGTGATTCTTGAATTCCGCCGTGAAGTGCAACACTCCCGCCTCGATATTGTGTCGAGGCGGTTGTAGGATCCATCAGGAGTGTTGCCATGTTATGCTTATTCGCATCTTTCGAGCGACGAACGAGAACAGATTTTCATTTTGAAAAGATTCGGTCACTTTCTTGGACGTTCCAAATCCGCGATCAGTCGGGAGTTGAGCTTTAACCGGTTGCCCTCAGGTTGCTATTTAACGAACCATGCCGATGGGAGCTATATGTTTCTTCGGCAGCGCCTTGTCATTCTTGAACAACGTGGAGACGCTCGGCCAGTTTGTTCGGTACCGGCTCTCGGAGTACTGGCTGAAGGCAGGTAACGAGAAGGGTTTGCGTCCTATAAGCTCTGAGACGATTTACAGCTTCATCTATCGAGTTCGCGCTGAAAACCCGTTAACTGATTGAAGGATATAGATTTCCAAGAGTAATTGGATATGATAAACTGCCAGGAAGTTGATCTGAAGCACGCATTTTCTGGCATATATTCATGATTTCTTCAAAGCGCAACAAACGGGGCGGTGAACTGTTCAAAGAGCGCCTGGGTGCCATCATCGATATGAACCGTTCCTTGGTGCGGCAGTCAGGGCTGGTGCCATGAGATGAATTTGACGCGGACTTCGGCAAGCATTATCGGCAGGTGGGATGTCCGGCCAAACCAACTCGTCTGATGGTTGGGCTGAACTTTCTCAAACAAATGTACGATCTTTCCTGCCTTGGTATAGAGTTCAACGAAGGCATACTTGGAAGTCCGGTCAATAGCCACAAAGAGATAGAGCTTGCCTTCAGCTGTCTGTACCTGGGCAATATCGATATGGAAATAGCCGATCGGATAGCTCTTGAAACGCTTCTTTGGCTGCTTGTCGCCTTCGACACTCGGTAGTCGCGAAACTCCGTGTCGTTGTAGGCATCTGTGCAGTGAAGAGCGCGTCAGATGCGGGATTGTCGGCTGGAGTGCATAAAGGCAGTCGTCGAGAGGCAACAAGGTATGCCTGCGGAAGGCGACAATGGTCGCTTCTTCTTGCCGCGAAAGCACAGTCGAACGTGGCTCCTTCGGTCCGGTTCTTAAGTCCGCTTGTGAGGTGCGCGTCTTCCACTTGACGACCGTTTTCTGATTGATGCCGTATCGCTTGGAAAGCACTCTCAGGCTCTCTTGACTATTTTGTATTGCTCGACGGACTGCCTCTGTCGTCGTGGCGCTGCCGTGTAGAACTTGGCCCATAGTGCTTCCCTCCATTCAAATGAGAAAGGTGCACCATCAAAGCATGGGATCAAACACCTAAATGGTGCCAGACTTTGTGATCCTTCCCTTGTTGCCTTGTTATTTTTATTTTTACTTATTTTTTTCTTTGGCTTCCACACTCTGAGGGCACGTGAGGGGCGCCACTCTGCCTTTACGGCACATGGGATGTTTGCCTGACGTTCGGTGCAGGCATGGCGGTCGCTCGATGACGCGTCTCAAGTGAGGTTGTTTGAGGCGTATTTCTTTGCTTGATTGCCTGTTTTGGCTTACAGACATTGAACAGCTCGATGCGATGTTTGTTTCAAGGGAGAGATGGTATGGCCCCGCGGCCCGGATTTGACGAATGGGTGCTTCAGTGCGCCGAAGCGGTTGCCATGCGCAGTCGTGATCCCTCAACCAAGGTGGGCTGTGTGATCGTGCGGCCCGACAAGAGTTTCGCTGCCGTGGGCTACAATGGTTTTCCCCGCTCGATGGAAGATCGACCAGACTGGTGGGACAGTCGCGAGGAGAAATATGATCGCGTTGTTCACGCGGAAATGAATGCCCTGGCGGCCATGAAGGAACCTGCCAAAGGATGCATTGTTTATGTCACGCATCCACCTTGCAAGGAATGCACGAAGTTTCTGGCGGCGCATCAGGTTGCCCGTGTCGTCTGGCGTCATAACGAGGGGATTCAGGGCCGTTTTGACACAACCCGGTCGGAGCAGATACTCGGAGACTGCGGGATCGAGTTCAAGGTCATCGGAATGCCTGTGATCTGATATGTGATCAGAGGTTGTTGCCGAAAAGAGTGCATCTATTTTATGCAGGCCCTATATTCTTTTTTGTTTTTTCTTGATTTCGCTGCAATTTGCAGGCATCAAGAATGGTGTACGTTTCTGCCATCATAGGCCATTGATCTACCGGCATTGCCGGTTTGCTTCATTCCCCCCTGATTACGCGAACGTTCTGTTGGTGTACAAATGTACACTGAATCCCACTCGCTCAATTGATGAAGCGCGTGTATTTAAGTTAAAAATGAGGTACTGCCATGACTGTTGGCACCGTAAAATTCTTCAATTCCACCAAAGGCTACGGCTTTATCGCTCCTGATGATGGCGGCAAAGACGCTTTCGTCCATATTTCTGCTGTTGAACGCGCTGGTCTGAGCGGACTGGACGAAGGTCAGAAAGTTTCTTACGAACTTGAAGCTGGCCGTAATGGTAAAGTCGCAGCTGTCAATCTGCAGTTGGCCGACTGATTCAGCAGTAAAGTCTCCCCGGCGAGGGCGGCTTTAATTCCTTTTGCTGGAAAAAGGACCTTTCGTGGCTCTCAATGCAAGACTTCAGGTGGAACAACGTTTCAAGACGAAGAAGAAGCCTGAAAACGATATCTTGGATGAGCAGCAGGAAAGGATGGTGAAAGTCAGAGAGAAGTTCGCACGCCTCAAGGCCTTGCGCCTCGAAATGGCTGCCAAGGATGCCGAAACGGTGCCCGCTGGCAAAGCGACTTCTGCAAGAAAAGCGTCCAAGTCGCTTTTCTCGATTTTCATATCGCTTACAAAAATATCTTCTCGCGACATGTGTTCAGTCCGGTTGCGCGAAGTTTAGCCTTGGTTAGGTGTCTGGGTGGGGCGCTTCAGTTGTTCATCCGACATATAAGGCTTTCTGTGCGTCTCGCGCACCAGTTCCAGCTGCCGATGCTGTTGAGCTCAAACAGATTTCTTCCGACTATTCTTGGACAATCGACAGTCAGCCGTTGAGGCTTGGTGCAATGCTCACTTACGGCACGCGATAGGCCATGCCGATGGACGCGGGGGCAACCGGTTCGAACCCGAAACTGGCGTAGAGCTTGTCTGCGGGCAGATCGGCGACAAGGGAGACATAGGCCTTGGAGCCCAGCTCGGTGTTCACATAGTCCATCAATTCGGCCATGATCCGTTTGCCAAGGCCCTTGCCTTGATGGGCCGGATCCACCGCGACATCGGCGATGATAAAGACGCAACCACCATCGCCCACCAGTCGTCCCATTCCCACAACGGTCTCTCCCTTGAGCACCAATGCGGCGACAATCGTCCCTTCGAGGCCCTTGCGGGCCGCTTCCTGGGAGTAGACGGTCAGCCCGGTGATGCGCCTCAAGCGCAGAAAATCTTCAAGGGGCGGGGTTTGTCTGACGATCCGGTAGTCCTGCGTGTTCATGGAGGAGGTCCTGTCTATTCCCGGCTGGCCGCGACCAGCCCCATGAGGCGATAGGTGAGGCTTGCCGCAGTGAAATCCCATGCCCATTGATCGGCCATCGGAGCCAGTTCGACCACGTCAAAGCCAACACAGCGTGGTCCGGTGAGTACATCTTCGATCAGGCTGAGCGCCTGATAGTATGCAAGGCCGCCGGGCACGGGCGTTCCTGTGGCGGGCATGATCGAGGGGTCGAGGCCATCGACATCGAAGGTTACATAGACGTCTTCAGGGAAGCCTTCAGGCAAATCGAATTCAGTGATATTGTTGGTGACGAGCTTTTCCGCGTCAATATAGTGGATGTGTTCGGATTTGACGCGAGCCTCGTGTTCTTCGATGCATAGAGCGCGAATCCCCAGCTGCATGAGGGGCAGCTTTTCTTCCACCGCACATAGATGCATGACCGATGCGTGAGAGTGGCGATTGCCCCGATAGGCATTGCGCAGGTCCGCATGAGCATCGATCTGCAGAATGCCGATGGGCTTTTGCAAGGCATCGACCACGCCCATGATCGCGGCATAGGACAGGCTGTGTTCGCCCCCCAGCGTGACCGGGATGCGGCCCGCTTTGACGCTCTCTGCGGTTCTGCGGCGCAGGGCCAGCATCACTTCTTCGATGGTCTGGTCGCAATCGATGGGATCGGATGTGATGATCCCGTGCTCGAGGGGAAAGCCGCGACCATCATAGCGTTCGAGCTCTTGACTGGCTTCCAGCAGAGCAGACGGGCCGGCTGCCGTGCCAGATCCATAGGAGACGGTTTTTTCAAGCGGGCAGGGGATGACTTCGAAAAGCGCGGTATCCGCATTGCTCTCGGTTTCGGTCAGCTCGGAGGCAAGAAAGGCGGGATAGGAATAATCGGCCATTGGGTGTCTCTTTCTGACGGATCGAGGCATCGGCCTCAGCTTGGATGGGTGCGAATGGCGCAGCGTGAATGCAAGACTAGGATAGTCTGTCGCGAAACTCTTCGTAGGGGAAGCGGCGGATGATCTCTAGTTCATCGCTTTCGGAATCCCAAAGGGCAATCGAGGGCAGTCTCACACCATTGAAGGTGTTGGTCTTGACCATGGAATAGTGGGCTTGATCGAGAAATGCAATGCGCTGGCCGATCTCGGGCGTGTCTTTAAAGCGATAATCGCCAATGACGTCGCCTGCAAGGCAGGATGGACCACCCAGACGCAAGACCTTGCTCTGATCGGCTCCGTCATCGGGTTCGCCAAGCAGGGCCGGACGGTAGGGGGCTTCGA encodes:
- a CDS encoding NAD(P)-dependent alcohol dehydrogenase — protein: MLVKGLVLEHIGALSIREIEIPGEIEPGPNDVRINIKCVGICGSDVHYYEHGRIGDFVVNEPMILGHEAAGVVDAVGSNVTHLKPGDRVCMEPGIPDFSSTETLKGMYNLDPAVRFWATPPVHGCLIPQVIHPAALTFKLPDEVSYSEGAMVEPLAVGVYAADVARIRPGDVAVVTGAGTIGLLVAFSAIAAGCSEVILSDVSAEKLALASSVPEITTVDARSESLADVVSARTAGRGADIFFEASGSTKPHETMIDLVCPGGRIVLVGMPAEKIALDVVALQVKEISLTGTFRYANVWDRALKLLASGKINVKPMISDTFVFDDSIKAFERAAEHRAQDVKLQISL
- the cyaB gene encoding class IV adenylate cyclase, encoding MQQNAASLETKGMLADPGDHFKGRFEVERKFQVDDLPSVLERLKDMAAIPFTIGNTETDVFLDLADARLESNNQFHTLRHMQPSDRVLWISKGPAKDECIAMDLPDFDKALAMLKSLGFEEKWHIKKRRDIYFVDKFHVTLDHIEGLGSFVEIAIMTDDQSALSPLREDVQSAADQLGLVEYPEVHLSYRELLHG
- a CDS encoding alpha-amylase family glycosyl hydrolase; protein product: MTGYARDDVAALLKAVLAFGRRLRSERTSTRVTSSAASMLNTLSVRGPMPTRQLAIEERLQPQSLTRIVKRLEEDGLIRRDRGKEDQRELIIALTKAGTRELDADLLERQRWLEQVVADTLSEGDRALLGDVARLLLKLAFHDTEAKAQETDMPSWVQHAIFWHIYPLGFVGAPKGIDMINDIDHHLDHIIDWLDYAVELGVSALLLGPIFASSTHGYDTIDHYRIDPRLGDEADLDRLVAAANQRGLKIVLDGVFNHVGRGFPKFIEAEDKGPESEAARWFLPIDGDGPNGTAAWKTFEGHEGLIALNHENADVADYVLDVMTHWLDRGVSGWRLDAAYATPTSFWQKILPAVRQSHPEAYVFGEVIHGDYVEFVQETGVDAVTQYELWKAIWSALNENNFFELAWALDRNNRFLEHFAPFTFVGNHDVTRIASQLEDARHLPHALALLLLTGGTPCIYSGDEQGFKGIKEEREGGDDAVRPAFPDNPDGLLDDGLPLYRLHQDLIGLRRRNPWLVRARSEALHLENQQMVLKISAKGNRLILAFNLGDDDADLPAGDASSLLLGDGTLNKDSKQSTVHLKAHGWCVLSS
- a CDS encoding DMT family transporter, with the protein product MLPTQTYLPAILWMLLSTFIWTVIFSAGKFADGSIGVFQLTFLRYVGGLTALLALLPSKGGFRAHISRQPKANMARALCACGAAISITWASANMPLIDATAISMSYGIFGVLLGAIVLKETIRPSHWTAVSVSLAGVAIVMVSKGAFQGHIAIAPTFIAVLSAIFLAIEGLLISILGRSEKAFTVMLYVSFFGCGLMLPAALLEWTQPTPATFVLCLALGPLGILGQYCTIRGYRSAPLSVVAPVDYSWLFFSALLGLVVFNEVPTHGTWLGCLIVALGGVLLIRSGKAA
- a CDS encoding LysR substrate-binding domain-containing protein, with amino-acid sequence MQKSQAISLNAVRVFAIVAEHHSFKRAAESLGVTPGAVSRHVQALEEAMGVSLFFRRNNSICLTEIGEAFLQQAVPSLRSLNQAIETAMGEGQSLTVSTPTTLAMRWLIPQLKAFRQLRPDIAVRIETKSPMASLHPQHVDFSINYVVKGTSVGDAEILFEDRSRPYMSPDLASSSSKLTKLSAIPALQSTSSNWDWKTWLAEAGFSEASIQYGGYFDLDDAALRAAIAGMGMALSPEFIIADDLEAGRLCALPESPSVLLGHYTMTVMEPKTSAAMIFAKWLRSLR
- a CDS encoding deaminase; the encoded protein is MAPRPGFDEWVLQCAEAVAMRSRDPSTKVGCVIVRPDKSFAAVGYNGFPRSMEDRPDWWDSREEKYDRVVHAEMNALAAMKEPAKGCIVYVTHPPCKECTKFLAAHQVARVVWRHNEGIQGRFDTTRSEQILGDCGIEFKVIGMPVI
- a CDS encoding cold-shock protein, yielding MTVGTVKFFNSTKGYGFIAPDDGGKDAFVHISAVERAGLSGLDEGQKVSYELEAGRNGKVAAVNLQLAD
- a CDS encoding GNAT family N-acetyltransferase is translated as MNTQDYRIVRQTPPLEDFLRLRRITGLTVYSQEAARKGLEGTIVAALVLKGETVVGMGRLVGDGGCVFIIADVAVDPAHQGKGLGKRIMAELMDYVNTELGSKAYVSLVADLPADKLYASFGFEPVAPASIGMAYRVP
- the speB gene encoding agmatinase → MADYSYPAFLASELTETESNADTALFEVIPCPLEKTVSYGSGTAAGPSALLEASQELERYDGRGFPLEHGIITSDPIDCDQTIEEVMLALRRRTAESVKAGRIPVTLGGEHSLSYAAIMGVVDALQKPIGILQIDAHADLRNAYRGNRHSHASVMHLCAVEEKLPLMQLGIRALCIEEHEARVKSEHIHYIDAEKLVTNNITEFDLPEGFPEDVYVTFDVDGLDPSIMPATGTPVPGGLAYYQALSLIEDVLTGPRCVGFDVVELAPMADQWAWDFTAASLTYRLMGLVAASRE